From Actinomyces slackii, a single genomic window includes:
- a CDS encoding heparan-alpha-glucosaminide N-acetyltransferase domain-containing protein, with protein sequence MSSTHAALPSAPAADPASWRLPLRRGPYLTGTTGPNRLIGLDAARGLALLGMIVAHVGATSCGLTSLEGILALSHGRSSVLFAVIAGFSLGIITGRLEPHRGDRLVRTRLRVLVRSGLLLALGAAMASLGTPVAVILGFYAAWLSLALPFVHLGPRRLLALAAATAVLGPLAVGALITLPAHTGLMVFGTEDGNTAMLSFLVSGAYPGLVWMAYIFLGLGLSRIDWQPARLWRLAAAGALCAVLGYGGAVVVGMVLIPDSHDSPVLVSPRHAQACHEGGAGSVPAVPGDGSIEPADPGPVAPEPITLDEVQEQAPLAGPTGPSLPGLDLESLITARPHTNTTFEALGSGGVAMVVIALAQLVALRHRLLLAPLAAVGSMSLTVYCAHLVVIAAGGLGPGSGNLSALALGGGCIVFAMAWLAVYSRGPLEHILHVVSVRATRAP encoded by the coding sequence GTGAGCAGCACGCACGCCGCACTGCCCTCGGCCCCCGCCGCCGATCCCGCGAGCTGGCGGCTCCCGCTGCGCCGGGGCCCGTACCTCACCGGCACGACGGGGCCGAACCGGCTCATCGGCCTCGACGCCGCCCGGGGCCTGGCCCTGCTGGGGATGATTGTGGCGCATGTGGGGGCCACCTCCTGCGGCCTGACCAGCCTGGAGGGGATCCTGGCCCTGTCTCATGGGCGGTCCTCGGTGCTCTTCGCCGTGATCGCGGGCTTCTCCCTGGGCATCATCACCGGGCGCCTGGAGCCCCATCGCGGCGATCGCCTCGTGCGCACCCGTCTGCGCGTCCTGGTGCGCTCGGGCCTTCTGCTGGCGCTCGGCGCGGCCATGGCCTCCCTGGGCACGCCGGTCGCCGTCATCCTGGGCTTCTACGCCGCCTGGCTGTCCCTGGCCCTGCCCTTCGTGCATCTGGGTCCCCGCAGGCTGCTGGCGCTGGCCGCGGCCACGGCGGTCCTGGGCCCCTTGGCGGTTGGGGCGCTGATCACGCTGCCGGCCCACACCGGCCTGATGGTCTTCGGCACCGAGGACGGCAATACCGCCATGCTGTCCTTCCTCGTCAGCGGCGCCTACCCGGGACTGGTGTGGATGGCCTACATCTTCCTGGGCCTGGGACTCTCGCGCATCGACTGGCAGCCGGCCCGACTGTGGCGCCTGGCGGCCGCGGGCGCGCTGTGCGCCGTCCTGGGCTACGGCGGCGCCGTGGTGGTCGGCATGGTGCTCATCCCCGACAGCCACGACTCCCCCGTGCTCGTCTCGCCCCGCCATGCGCAGGCCTGCCACGAGGGTGGGGCGGGCTCGGTCCCGGCCGTGCCCGGCGACGGCTCCATTGAGCCCGCCGATCCAGGCCCAGTCGCCCCTGAGCCCATCACGCTCGACGAGGTCCAGGAGCAGGCCCCGCTCGCCGGCCCGACAGGCCCTTCCCTGCCCGGGCTCGACCTGGAGTCCCTCATCACCGCCAGACCGCACACGAACACCACCTTCGAGGCGCTGGGCTCCGGGGGCGTGGCCATGGTCGTCATCGCCCTGGCCCAGCTCGTGGCGCTGCGTCACCGGCTGCTCCTGGCGCCCCTGGCGGCAGTGGGCTCCATGTCACTGACCGTCTACTGCGCCCACCTGGTGGTCATCGCCGCGGGCGGCCTGGGGCCGGGCAGCGGCAACCTCTCAGCCCTGGCCCTGGGCGGGGGCTGCATCGTCTTCGCCATGGCCTGGCTCGCCGTGTACTCCCGCGGCCCCCTGGAGCACATCCTGCACGTCGTCTCCGTGCGCGCCACCCGGGCGCCCTAG